A genomic segment from Comamonas terrigena NBRC 13299 encodes:
- a CDS encoding GNAT family N-acetyltransferase translates to MPLNSPAPSPFLVRPAAAADIDAIFHVRTSVRENALTGDELAALGITPASIHAAITAAPCAWVAERDGKVVGFAMADLPEDCLFAVFVLPEHEGQGVGRQLIQAGEAALFRHHPVIWLETDAASRAAAVYRHLGWTPAGDAGDGDVRLQKLRP, encoded by the coding sequence ATGCCGCTGAATTCGCCCGCTCCATCCCCGTTTCTTGTCCGCCCGGCTGCCGCCGCCGATATCGATGCCATCTTCCATGTCCGGACTTCGGTCCGGGAAAATGCGCTCACAGGGGACGAGCTGGCAGCGCTGGGCATCACGCCCGCTTCCATCCATGCGGCGATCACAGCGGCACCGTGTGCCTGGGTGGCCGAACGCGATGGCAAGGTGGTGGGCTTTGCCATGGCCGATTTGCCCGAGGACTGCCTGTTTGCCGTGTTCGTGCTGCCGGAGCATGAGGGGCAAGGGGTGGGGCGCCAGCTGATACAGGCCGGCGAAGCCGCGCTGTTCCGGCACCATCCGGTCATCTGGCTGGAAACGGATGCGGCCAGCAGGGCCGCTGCCGTGTACCGGCATCTGGGGTGGACACCGGCCGGCGATGCGGGCGACGGGGATGTGCGCCTGCAAAAGCTGCGCCCCTGA
- a CDS encoding CreA family protein, giving the protein MHHIALRPALSALLLAALTTLAPATRAAASEEIGAVDTVFKLIGPDHKIVVDAYDDPKVAGVTCYVSRAKTGGIKGGLGLAEDRSEASIVCQATGPIQIPQPLRQQEEVFTERTSLLFKRLRVVRMVDAKRNTLVYMTYSDRVIEGSPQNSVTAVAVPAGTPIPLKK; this is encoded by the coding sequence ATGCACCACATTGCCCTGCGCCCTGCTTTGTCCGCCCTGCTGCTGGCGGCCCTCACCACCCTGGCACCGGCCACCCGTGCCGCCGCATCCGAAGAAATTGGCGCCGTGGACACGGTGTTCAAGCTGATTGGCCCGGACCACAAGATCGTGGTCGACGCCTATGACGACCCCAAGGTGGCCGGCGTGACCTGCTATGTCTCGCGCGCCAAGACCGGCGGCATCAAGGGCGGGCTGGGCCTGGCCGAAGACCGCTCCGAAGCCTCCATCGTCTGCCAGGCCACCGGCCCCATCCAGATTCCCCAGCCCCTGCGCCAGCAGGAAGAAGTGTTCACCGAACGGACCTCGCTGCTGTTCAAGCGCCTGCGCGTGGTGCGCATGGTGGATGCCAAACGCAACACCCTGGTCTACATGACCTATTCCGACCGGGTGATCGAAGGCTCACCCCAGAACAGCGTCACCGCCGTGGCCGTGCCCGCGGGCACGCCGATTCCGCTGAAGAAGTAA
- a CDS encoding DUF2789 family protein: MPSKAPTLQALFVQLGLAADELAILRFIRQHRPMPPDVDMLHARFWTPSQAAVLWRLRRRGPHWVEVLDQLEAALRGHRGQQQESA; the protein is encoded by the coding sequence ATGCCCTCCAAAGCCCCTACCTTGCAAGCGCTGTTCGTGCAGCTCGGTCTGGCGGCAGATGAGCTGGCCATCTTGCGCTTCATCCGCCAGCACCGCCCGATGCCCCCCGACGTGGACATGCTGCATGCCCGGTTCTGGACCCCTTCGCAGGCCGCGGTGCTGTGGCGGCTGCGCCGCCGGGGGCCGCACTGGGTGGAAGTACTGGACCAGTTGGAGGCCGCATTGCGCGGCCACCGTGGTCAGCAGCAGGAAAGCGCCTGA
- a CDS encoding YeiH family protein, translated as MSTSAFPLSVWARAGQHLQQWLPGLLLCGAIAAASLWAATLPALAERGLSALTLAIVLGMVLGNTVYPRLAASCASGVGLSKARLLRAGIVLYGLRLTFQDMGQLGWAGIATDALVLSSTFVLAQWLGRRVFGLDPRTSLLVGAGSAICGAAAVLATEPVAKGRASDVAVAVATVVVFGTVATFLYPALFNWNAAHGWFEVSAQQYGLYVGSTVHEVAQVVAAGEAVGRDAADMAVIAKMVRVMMLAPFLLVLSWWLARSERRADHQPMDSGSVKAAAPHSRITIPWFALGFVLVAGIHSLGVLPAALVQAGVQLDTLLLTLAMAALGLTTHIAAVRAAGTRPLLLALVLFGWLLGAGWLLNLWLPQWL; from the coding sequence ATGTCCACTTCCGCATTTCCCTTGTCCGTCTGGGCCCGCGCCGGCCAGCACCTGCAGCAGTGGCTGCCCGGTCTGCTGCTGTGTGGTGCCATCGCCGCCGCCTCCCTGTGGGCCGCCACGCTGCCGGCCCTGGCCGAGCGCGGCCTGAGCGCGCTGACCTTGGCCATCGTGCTGGGCATGGTGCTGGGCAACACCGTCTACCCCCGCCTGGCCGCCTCCTGCGCCAGCGGCGTGGGCCTGTCCAAGGCGCGGCTGCTGCGCGCCGGCATCGTCTTGTATGGCCTGCGCTTGACCTTCCAGGACATGGGCCAGCTGGGCTGGGCCGGCATCGCCACCGACGCGCTGGTGCTTTCCAGCACCTTTGTGCTGGCCCAATGGCTGGGCCGGCGCGTGTTCGGCCTGGATCCGCGCACCAGCCTGCTGGTGGGGGCCGGCAGTGCGATCTGCGGTGCGGCCGCCGTGCTGGCCACCGAACCGGTGGCCAAGGGCCGGGCGTCCGATGTGGCGGTGGCCGTGGCCACCGTGGTGGTGTTCGGCACCGTGGCCACCTTTCTCTATCCGGCGCTGTTTAACTGGAATGCTGCGCATGGCTGGTTCGAGGTGAGCGCCCAGCAGTACGGCCTGTATGTGGGCTCCACCGTGCACGAAGTGGCCCAGGTGGTGGCTGCCGGCGAAGCCGTGGGCCGCGATGCGGCCGACATGGCGGTGATTGCCAAGATGGTGCGGGTGATGATGCTGGCCCCATTTCTGCTGGTGCTGTCGTGGTGGCTGGCGCGCAGCGAGCGCCGCGCCGACCATCAGCCAATGGACAGCGGCTCCGTCAAGGCCGCCGCCCCGCACAGCCGCATCACCATCCCCTGGTTTGCACTGGGCTTTGTGCTGGTGGCTGGCATCCATTCCCTGGGCGTGCTGCCCGCTGCGCTGGTGCAGGCCGGTGTGCAGCTGGATACGCTGCTGCTGACCCTGGCCATGGCCGCCCTGGGACTGACCACCCACATCGCGGCCGTGCGCGCCGCCGGCACCCGGCCGCTGCTGCTGGCCCTGGTGTTGTTTGGCTGGCTGCTGGGGGCAGGCTGGCTGCTGAATCTGTGGCTGCCGCAGTGGCTCTGA
- a CDS encoding LysR family transcriptional regulator, producing MLHLTLRQVEIFCAVAQSGSTVAAAQAVSLSQSATSAALQQLERALGSQLFERVGRQLVLNDAGRALLPQALGLLEQARAIEQAFVVQGCGLPVRLRLAASTTIGSYVLPPVLAALARSHPQVAVDLQIANTAEVAEAVLALEVDLALIEGASHWPGLEVQPWLRDELVIVSAPHDPLARQAAGQPLASDALRSARWLLREAGSGTREMVEHALLPHLHQLHAAATLGSSEAIARCVAQGLGISCLPRVLVQPLVDAGELVVLPTLLPQMQRYFSLVQRAGKRRSPALQAFVDACRAIAPPSTD from the coding sequence ATGCTGCATCTGACGCTGCGCCAGGTGGAAATATTCTGCGCGGTGGCCCAGTCCGGCAGCACCGTGGCGGCGGCCCAGGCGGTGTCGCTGTCCCAGTCCGCCACCAGCGCCGCGTTGCAGCAGCTGGAGCGTGCGCTGGGCAGCCAGCTGTTCGAGCGGGTCGGGCGCCAACTGGTGCTCAACGATGCCGGCCGCGCCCTGCTGCCGCAGGCGCTGGGGCTGCTGGAGCAGGCGCGCGCAATCGAGCAGGCATTTGTCGTGCAGGGCTGTGGCCTGCCGGTGCGGCTGCGGCTGGCGGCCAGCACCACCATCGGCAGCTATGTGCTGCCGCCGGTGCTGGCGGCGTTGGCGCGCAGCCACCCGCAGGTGGCGGTGGACCTGCAGATTGCCAACACCGCCGAAGTGGCCGAAGCGGTGCTGGCGCTGGAGGTGGATCTGGCCTTGATCGAAGGGGCCAGCCACTGGCCGGGGCTGGAGGTGCAGCCCTGGCTGCGCGACGAGCTGGTCATCGTCAGTGCGCCCCACGACCCGCTGGCAAGGCAGGCTGCCGGCCAGCCACTGGCATCCGACGCGCTGCGCAGTGCCCGCTGGCTGCTGCGCGAGGCGGGCTCGGGCACCCGCGAAATGGTGGAGCACGCGCTGCTGCCGCACCTGCACCAGTTGCATGCGGCCGCCACCCTGGGCAGCTCCGAAGCCATTGCCCGCTGCGTGGCCCAGGGGCTGGGCATCAGCTGCCTGCCACGTGTGCTGGTGCAGCCCTTGGTGGATGCGGGTGAGCTGGTGGTGCTGCCCACCCTGCTGCCGCAGATGCAGCGCTATTTCTCGCTGGTGCAACGGGCGGGCAAACGGCGTTCGCCGGCACTGCAGGCGTTTGTGGACGCCTGCCGGGCGATTGCGCCGCCATCCACGGATTGA